GACGTTTCAATCAACACCGTTACAAAGCTTCTTGTGGATATCGGGCAAGCCTGCCAAAAGTATCATGATGAAAACGTAAAAAACGTTTCAGCAAAGCGGGTGCAATGCGATGAGGTTTGGTCTTTCGTCTACGCCAAAGACAAGAATCTCCCTGAAGCATTTCGGGGAATGTATGGCATCGGAAGCATTTGGACTTGGGTAGCGATGGAAGCGGATTCGAAGCTTGCTATTTCGTGGCTGGTCGGAAATCGCGATGCGGAGTATGCTCGAATTTTCATCAGAGACGTTGCCTCGCGCTTGAAGGATCGCGTACAGCTTACAACAGACGGCTTGAAAGTGTACTTGGAAGCTATCGAGGATAGTTTTGGAGCAGATATTGACTACGCCCAGCTTGTCAAGATTTTTGGCAAGCCGATTGAGGATGAACGCCGCTACAGCCCGCCCGAATATGTTGGCATTGAGAAAAACGTCATTTCTGGCAATCCCACCGCAAGGCACATTTCCACAAGCCACATTGAGCGCCAAAACTTGACCATGAGAATGAATATGCGTAGATTCACGCGGCTGACCAACGGCTTTTCGAAGAAAGTGGAAAATCATGCGCATGCCGTCGCGCTGCACTTCATGTATTACAACTTTGTTCGCATTCATAAATCCTTGCGCGTTACGCCCGCAATGGTCGTCGGTCTCACAAACAAGCTTTGGTCAATTTCTGACTTGATTAACCTGATTGGGGATGGCGGAAATTCAAACTGAGACACTACCTCGCGGGATAAAAGCTTGACAATCCAGGCGATTTTTGTTATCTTACGCGGTCTTTTTTAATTTGAAACGCGGTTTTTACCGGGAATTTTCGCAGGACTGTAGATAAAACTTTAGGACGTTACTTGTTATGGAGGACCAAGTTGTATGAGAATTGGTATCTTAACGGGAGGCAGTGATTGCCCCGGCTTGAATGCGGCGATTCGCGCCGTTACGCGACGCGCCATCACCGCTTATGATGATCAGGTATTGGGCATCAGGAACGGCTGGGATGGTCTGATCGAAGGCGACATCGAGCCTCTGAGTTTGTATTCTGTGTCCGGCATCCTGCCCAAGGGCGGCACGATCTTGGGAACCTCGCTGCACAACCCGTTCAAAAGCGAAGAAAGCATCGCAAAAATAATCGAGAACACCCAGCGCTATGAAATCTCCGCGTTGGTGGTCATCGGCGGGGAAGATACGCTGGGCGTGGCGCATAAGCTGGCGAGCAAGGGCGTGAAAGCCGTCGGCATTCCCAAAACGA
This window of the Cytophagia bacterium CHB2 genome carries:
- a CDS encoding DDE-type integrase/transposase/recombinase, whose amino-acid sequence is DVSINTVTKLLVDIGQACQKYHDENVKNVSAKRVQCDEVWSFVYAKDKNLPEAFRGMYGIGSIWTWVAMEADSKLAISWLVGNRDAEYARIFIRDVASRLKDRVQLTTDGLKVYLEAIEDSFGADIDYAQLVKIFGKPIEDERRYSPPEYVGIEKNVISGNPTARHISTSHIERQNLTMRMNMRRFTRLTNGFSKKVENHAHAVALHFMYYNFVRIHKSLRVTPAMVVGLTNKLWSISDLINLIGDGGNSN